In Microbulbifer salipaludis, a genomic segment contains:
- a CDS encoding OsmC domain/YcaO domain-containing protein, which produces MEINVNFLENLRLEAKFDDFTVITDQPIRYKGDGSAPSPFDYFLASSALCAAYFVRVYCLARDIPTHNIRLSQNNIVDPENRYNQIFKIQVELPEDISEKDRQGILRAIDRCTVKKVIQTGPDFQIETVENLAEDAQALLMATPEAGQQTFIEGKDLPLEQTIANMTRILADLGMKIEIASWRNIVPHVWSLHIRDAASPMCFTNGKGATKESALCSALGEFIERLNCNFFYNDQFFGEEIANAAFVHYPNERWFAVPEDDALPEGILDDYTRAIYNPEGELAGSNLIDTNSGRADRGICSLPFVRKSDGEVVYFPSNLIENLFLSNGMSAGNTLPEAEVQCLSEIFERAVKKQILEQELALPDVPAEVLAKYPDIVEGIDELEKQGFPILVKDASLGGQFPVMCVTLMNPRTGGVFASFGAHPSLHVALERSLTELMQGRSFEGLNDVPPPTFNSLEVTEPQNFVEHFIDSTGVVSWRFFSASADFEFVEWDFTPETTSGNPVDINTNTHINKSEADRLFRILEEMGKEVYIATYDELGAPACRILVPGYSEVYPVEDLIWDNTNKALDYREDILNLHRLDDAQLEDLVERLEESQIDNYETIITLIGVEFDENTVWGQLTVLELKILVYLVLQRHEEALELVEAFLQYNDNTVERGLFYRAVQAVLEITLDDELELEDFTFNLGRMYGEDVLQAVIGSVDGTVRFHGLTPTNMQLEGLDKHLRLIDSYKKLHAARAARAHAG; this is translated from the coding sequence ATGGAAATTAACGTCAACTTCCTTGAAAACCTGCGCCTTGAAGCCAAGTTTGACGACTTCACGGTCATTACTGACCAGCCGATCCGCTATAAGGGCGACGGTTCGGCGCCGAGCCCGTTTGACTACTTCCTGGCATCTTCGGCCTTGTGTGCGGCGTATTTTGTGCGGGTCTATTGCCTGGCGCGGGATATCCCTACCCACAATATCCGCCTGTCGCAGAACAACATCGTGGATCCGGAAAACCGTTACAACCAGATCTTCAAGATTCAGGTAGAGCTGCCGGAGGATATTTCCGAGAAGGATCGCCAGGGGATTCTGCGCGCCATCGACCGCTGTACTGTGAAAAAAGTGATCCAGACCGGGCCGGACTTCCAGATCGAGACCGTGGAAAACCTGGCGGAGGATGCCCAGGCACTGCTGATGGCGACACCGGAAGCCGGGCAGCAGACATTTATCGAGGGCAAGGACCTGCCGCTCGAACAGACCATTGCCAATATGACCAGGATCCTTGCGGATCTGGGGATGAAGATCGAGATTGCCTCCTGGCGCAATATCGTGCCGCATGTGTGGTCGTTGCATATTCGCGATGCGGCTTCGCCCATGTGCTTTACCAACGGCAAGGGCGCCACCAAGGAAAGTGCGCTGTGCTCGGCACTGGGAGAGTTTATCGAGCGCCTGAACTGCAACTTCTTCTACAACGATCAGTTTTTTGGTGAAGAAATTGCGAATGCGGCATTCGTGCATTACCCGAACGAGCGATGGTTTGCGGTGCCGGAGGACGATGCGCTGCCCGAAGGCATTCTCGATGACTACACGCGGGCGATTTACAATCCCGAAGGGGAGTTGGCCGGTTCCAACCTGATTGACACCAATTCCGGCCGCGCGGACCGCGGTATCTGCTCTCTGCCATTCGTGCGCAAATCCGACGGCGAGGTGGTGTATTTCCCCTCCAACCTGATTGAAAACCTTTTTCTCAGCAACGGCATGAGCGCGGGTAATACCTTGCCGGAAGCGGAGGTACAGTGTCTTTCAGAAATCTTCGAGCGGGCGGTTAAAAAACAGATTCTGGAGCAGGAGCTGGCACTGCCCGACGTGCCGGCCGAGGTGCTTGCAAAATACCCGGATATTGTCGAGGGCATCGACGAGCTGGAAAAGCAGGGCTTTCCGATTCTGGTGAAGGACGCGTCGCTCGGTGGCCAGTTCCCGGTGATGTGCGTGACCCTGATGAACCCGCGCACCGGCGGTGTGTTTGCATCCTTCGGTGCGCACCCGAGCCTGCACGTGGCGCTGGAGCGCAGCCTGACCGAACTGATGCAGGGGCGCAGTTTTGAAGGCCTCAACGATGTACCGCCGCCCACGTTTAACAGTCTTGAAGTCACAGAGCCGCAGAATTTTGTCGAACACTTTATCGACTCGACTGGTGTGGTTTCCTGGCGTTTCTTCAGTGCCAGCGCGGATTTCGAATTCGTCGAATGGGACTTTACCCCGGAAACGACGTCCGGGAACCCTGTCGATATCAATACCAATACTCATATCAATAAGAGCGAGGCCGACCGTCTATTCCGGATTCTCGAGGAGATGGGTAAAGAGGTTTATATAGCGACCTATGACGAACTGGGCGCACCAGCCTGCCGGATTCTGGTGCCGGGCTATTCCGAGGTGTACCCGGTAGAAGACCTGATCTGGGACAACACCAACAAGGCACTGGATTACCGCGAGGATATTCTGAACCTGCATCGCCTGGACGACGCGCAGCTGGAAGACCTGGTTGAGCGTCTGGAAGAGAGCCAGATCGACAACTACGAAACCATCATCACATTGATCGGCGTGGAGTTCGATGAGAACACTGTTTGGGGTCAGCTAACCGTACTCGAACTGAAAATACTGGTTTATCTCGTGCTGCAACGCCACGAAGAAGCGCTGGAACTGGTGGAAGCCTTCCTGCAGTACAACGACAACACCGTGGAGCGGGGGCTGTTCTACCGCGCGGTGCAGGCGGTGCTGGAAATAACCCTGGATGATGAACTCGAGCTGGAAGACTTCACGTTCAACCTCGGCCGTATGTACGGCGAGGATGTCTTGCAGGCCGTCATTGGGTCGGTGGACGGAACCGTGCGCTTCCACGGCCTCACACCCACCAACATGCAACTGGAAGGTCTGGACAAGCACCTGCGCCTGATCGACAGCTACAAGAAGCTGCACGCCGCCCGAGCGGCGCGCGCCCACGCCGGCTGA